A single Melopsittacus undulatus isolate bMelUnd1 chromosome 11, bMelUnd1.mat.Z, whole genome shotgun sequence DNA region contains:
- the HDHD3 gene encoding haloacid dehalogenase-like hydrolase domain-containing protein 3 — protein MLRLRLLTWDVKDTLLRLRQPPGHSYAAEARAHGLRVQPEVLGRSFQEAYGAQRRRFPNYGQGRGLSSRQWWVDVVKQTFRLSGVQDESVLTAMAEKLYHDYCSANNWEPLPGASETLSQCRRRGFRMGVVSNFDNRLESILCQCELRQHFDFVLTSEAAGCAKPDARIFEQALRLGGALPRQAAHVGDDYSRDYRAARAVGMHSFLLRAAGQGEEPDVPPEHVLSSLSQLLARIEKE, from the coding sequence ATGCTGCGGCTCCGCTTGCTGACGTGGGACGTGAAGGACACTCTGCTGCGGCTGCGGCAGCCCCCGGGGCACAGCTACGCGGCCGAGGCCCGGGCTCACGGCCTCCGGGTGCAGCCGGAGGTGCTCGGCCGCTCCTTCCAGGAGGCGTACGGGGCCCAGCGGCGGCGCTTCCCCAACTACGGGCAGGGCCGGGGGCTGAGCTCCCGGCAGTGGTGGGTCGATGTTGTCAAGCAGACCTTCAGGCTCTCGGGCGTGCAGGACGAGAGCGTCCTCACGGCCATGGCAGAGAAGCTCTACCACGACTACTGCAGCGCCAACAACTGGGAGCCGCTGCCGGGCGCCAGCGAGACCCTGAGCCAGTGCCGCCGGCGCGGCTTCCGCATGGGGGTCGTGTCCAACTTCGACAACCGGCTGGAAagcatcctgtgccagtgcgAGCTGCGGCAGCACTTCGACTTCGTGCTCACCTCCGAGGCCGCGGGCTGCGCCAAGCCCGACGCGAGGATCTTCGAGCAGGCGCTGCGGCTCGGTGGGGCCCTGCCCCGGCAGGCGGCTCACGTCGGGGATGACTACAGCCGGGACTACCGAGCAGCGCGGGCCGTGGGCATGCACAGCTTCCTGCTGCGGGCTGCGGGGCAGGGCGAGGAGCCGGACGTGCCGCCCGAGCACGTCCTGTCCTCGCTGAGCCAGCTCCTGGCTCGTATTGAGAAGGAGTAG